In Candidatus Roseilinea sp., one DNA window encodes the following:
- a CDS encoding 2-oxoglutarate ferredoxin oxidoreductase subunit beta → MTTVKNGSTAGNGAPTTAAHVTPPRMPAPAASAAGVNIIGLVKADYKGLESTLCNGCGHDSISSQIITACYELGVKPEHIVKFSGIGCSSKSPAYFMSRSFGFNALHGRMPSVAQGALMANHTLQGLGVSGDGDTGSIGLGQFMHLIRRNLRMVYIIENNGVYGLTKGQFSATADVGQELKHAGRNEFPPIDLCRAAIVADCGFVARSFAGDPKQVVTLLKAALSHRGTAVLDIISPCVTFNNRDDSTKSYTWGKAHDERINDFGFVMSQEEIRVDYAEGETKEVELFDGSKIVLKKLDGSHDPTDKQAALRLLTEAHDKQLFITGLLYINTERPSLAETYHLVKPIASYQQDKLRPSRESLQKIMSAMY, encoded by the coding sequence ATGACGACTGTCAAAAATGGAAGCACCGCCGGCAACGGCGCACCAACGACTGCGGCTCATGTCACGCCGCCACGGATGCCGGCGCCGGCCGCAAGCGCAGCCGGCGTGAACATCATCGGTTTGGTCAAGGCCGACTACAAAGGACTCGAATCCACGTTGTGCAACGGCTGTGGCCACGACTCGATCTCGTCACAGATCATCACCGCGTGCTACGAGCTGGGCGTGAAGCCGGAGCATATTGTCAAGTTCAGCGGCATCGGATGCAGCAGCAAATCACCGGCTTACTTCATGAGCCGGTCGTTCGGCTTCAACGCGCTACACGGCCGCATGCCGTCGGTGGCGCAAGGCGCGCTGATGGCAAACCATACGCTGCAGGGCCTGGGCGTCAGCGGCGACGGTGACACCGGCAGCATCGGCCTCGGCCAATTCATGCACCTCATCCGCCGCAACCTGCGCATGGTTTACATCATCGAGAACAACGGCGTGTATGGCCTGACCAAAGGCCAGTTCTCGGCCACCGCCGACGTAGGTCAGGAGCTAAAGCACGCCGGCCGCAACGAGTTCCCGCCGATCGACCTGTGCCGTGCCGCGATCGTGGCCGACTGCGGGTTCGTCGCCCGGTCATTCGCCGGCGACCCCAAGCAAGTCGTCACGCTGCTCAAAGCCGCGCTCAGCCATCGCGGCACCGCCGTGCTCGACATCATCAGCCCGTGCGTAACGTTCAACAACCGCGACGACAGCACCAAGAGCTACACCTGGGGCAAGGCACACGACGAACGCATCAACGATTTCGGCTTCGTCATGTCGCAGGAAGAGATTCGCGTGGACTACGCCGAGGGCGAGACGAAAGAAGTCGAGCTGTTCGACGGCTCGAAAATCGTGCTGAAGAAGCTGGACGGCAGCCATGATCCGACGGACAAACAAGCTGCCCTGCGCCTGCTCACCGAGGCACACGACAAACAATTGTTCATCACCGGCCTGCTTTACATCAACACCGAGCGGCCCAGCCTGGCCGAGACGTATCACCTGGTCAAGCCAATCGCCTCTTATCAACAGGACAAACTGCGCCCCTCACGCGAGAGCTTGCAGAAGATCATGAGCGCGATGTATTGA
- the atpB gene encoding ATP synthase subunit a has protein sequence MKGLKFLVILVLAIVAGLLLSSFTLNINGVAVPFKTFIPNIVVPSEPLGPDWLHNTLFTTLIVDAVIIVLALLGARGLRNTLTGTNWFARAWETFVEFLYNNYLVPTLGSRAKVVAPIAISIFTFIMIAGFFELLPGHESVGKMEAAPPSLRGFCAVKTGGVWLITGHEVDKTKGFAESCGYTLEQAEGVAAADGAELAALTSDVQAASAMAGGTDPNAGAALIPFLRRPTSSLSTTLALAVFAFLFIEYQGIRANGIHYFSRFIQVDAWRRAHQGMMQGLVGNIQAGLVGPLELISEFIRIVSFSFRLFGNMFAGTVLVFVMMSIFPVLLPTVFYGLEFAIAVIQAFVFMMLITVFTSLAVAHGEH, from the coding sequence ATGAAAGGGTTGAAGTTTCTCGTCATCCTGGTCCTGGCCATCGTGGCCGGCCTCCTGCTCAGCAGCTTCACGTTAAACATCAACGGTGTGGCTGTACCGTTCAAGACGTTCATCCCCAACATCGTCGTGCCTTCGGAGCCGCTCGGCCCGGATTGGCTGCACAACACGTTGTTCACGACGCTGATCGTGGACGCCGTGATCATCGTGCTGGCGCTGTTGGGCGCGCGCGGGCTGCGCAACACGCTCACCGGGACCAACTGGTTCGCGCGGGCGTGGGAGACGTTCGTCGAATTCCTCTACAACAACTACCTGGTGCCCACGCTCGGCTCGCGCGCCAAAGTGGTCGCGCCGATCGCGATCTCGATCTTTACCTTCATCATGATCGCCGGCTTCTTCGAGCTATTGCCCGGGCACGAATCCGTCGGCAAGATGGAAGCCGCGCCGCCGAGTCTGCGCGGGTTCTGCGCCGTCAAGACAGGTGGGGTATGGCTGATCACCGGCCATGAGGTAGACAAGACCAAAGGCTTTGCTGAGTCGTGCGGCTATACGCTCGAGCAAGCAGAAGGCGTGGCTGCCGCCGACGGCGCTGAATTGGCCGCGCTCACCAGCGACGTGCAGGCCGCATCGGCGATGGCCGGCGGCACCGATCCGAACGCGGGCGCCGCGCTCATCCCCTTCCTGCGCCGCCCGACCTCCTCGCTCAGCACTACGCTGGCGTTGGCGGTGTTCGCCTTCCTGTTCATCGAGTATCAGGGCATCCGCGCTAACGGCATCCACTACTTCAGTCGCTTCATTCAGGTGGATGCCTGGCGCCGCGCGCATCAGGGCATGATGCAGGGCTTGGTCGGCAACATCCAAGCCGGCCTGGTCGGTCCGCTCGAGTTGATTTCCGAGTTCATCCGCATCGTGTCGTTCTCGTTCCGACTTTTCGGCAACATGTTCGCCGGGACGGTGCTCGTCTTCGTGATGATGTCCATCTTCCCGGTGCTGTTGCCCACCGTCTTCTACGGCCTAGAGTTTGCGATCGCCGTGATTCAAGCCTTCGTGTTCATGATGTTGATCACCGTTTTCACGTCACTGGCCGTGGCGCATGGCGAGCATTGA
- the nuoN gene encoding NADH-quinone oxidoreductase subunit N: MAGSFVEFNPAEFLGILPEILLLLWSMVVLALDLVSGRSLKRRTLGVTAAIGMIVILVVAIVSRPAEPQTILGGMIRNDLYTFVFRIIFIAAGALTCLVSIDFRSMRIGSEYYAIIIFTTIAMSLMAGANDLIMLFLATESSSLSLYLLAGFYRGNKLSAEAGMKYFVFGAVTSAVMLFGLSLFYGLSDGNTSYQAIARALLDPELRVPVSFAALLVLVGFAFKTSAFPFHFWAPDVYQGAPTPISGYISTASKAAGFAILMRFLFYTLPPGTSEASLTWAALMQPLAILTMVVGGLLALVQKNVKRMLAYSSVAQAGYILVGVTALAANQFNRADALAAVIFYIATYMLTNICAFAVVGLVSERVGGDDIEHFNGLGRRAPYLALGMTAALVSLLGAPPLVGFVAKLLVFAPAVGINLIALVVIAIIMVLVSVVYYLNVVRAMYVERTERDAQPFYVPAPTGVVVLLTAVAIVLLTVVSPPFWNLAVEAAQSFFPG; this comes from the coding sequence ATGGCTGGTTCTTTCGTCGAATTCAACCCCGCCGAGTTTCTCGGCATCCTGCCGGAGATCCTGCTGTTGCTATGGTCCATGGTCGTGCTGGCGCTCGATCTAGTCTCCGGGCGGTCGCTCAAGCGGCGCACCCTGGGCGTGACGGCGGCCATCGGCATGATCGTCATCTTGGTCGTGGCGATCGTCAGCCGGCCGGCCGAGCCACAGACCATCCTTGGCGGGATGATCCGCAACGATCTGTACACGTTCGTCTTCCGCATCATCTTCATCGCCGCCGGTGCGCTCACCTGCCTGGTCTCGATTGACTTTCGCTCGATGCGGATCGGCAGCGAGTACTACGCCATCATCATCTTCACGACAATCGCGATGTCGCTGATGGCCGGCGCGAACGACCTGATCATGCTGTTCTTGGCCACCGAGTCGTCGAGCCTGTCGTTGTACTTGCTGGCCGGCTTCTACCGGGGGAACAAGCTGAGCGCCGAGGCCGGCATGAAGTATTTCGTGTTCGGCGCGGTCACTTCGGCGGTGATGCTGTTTGGCCTCAGCCTGTTCTATGGCTTGAGCGACGGCAACACCAGCTATCAGGCCATCGCCCGCGCGTTGCTCGATCCGGAGCTGCGCGTACCGGTATCGTTCGCCGCCTTGCTCGTGCTGGTCGGGTTCGCCTTCAAGACCTCGGCTTTCCCGTTCCACTTCTGGGCGCCGGACGTGTATCAGGGCGCGCCGACGCCGATCTCCGGTTACATCAGTACCGCGTCGAAGGCGGCCGGCTTCGCCATCCTGATGCGCTTCCTGTTCTATACCCTGCCGCCCGGCACGTCAGAGGCGTCGTTGACCTGGGCGGCGCTGATGCAGCCGCTTGCCATCCTGACCATGGTCGTCGGCGGCTTGCTGGCGCTAGTGCAGAAAAACGTCAAGCGCATGCTGGCGTATTCCAGTGTCGCACAGGCCGGCTACATCCTCGTCGGTGTGACGGCCCTGGCCGCCAATCAGTTCAACCGCGCCGATGCGTTGGCCGCTGTGATCTTCTACATTGCCACCTACATGCTCACCAATATCTGCGCCTTCGCCGTCGTCGGCCTGGTCTCCGAGCGGGTTGGTGGCGATGACATCGAGCACTTCAATGGGCTGGGCCGGCGGGCGCCTTATCTGGCGCTGGGCATGACGGCCGCCCTCGTCAGCTTACTGGGTGCGCCGCCCCTGGTCGGCTTCGTCGCCAAATTGTTGGTCTTCGCGCCGGCCGTCGGTATCAATCTGATCGCGCTGGTGGTCATCGCCATCATCATGGTGTTGGTGTCGGTCGTCTACTACTTGAACGTGGTGCGGGCGATGTATGTGGAGCGCACCGAGCGCGATGCCCAGCCGTTCTATGTGCCTGCGCCGACCGGCGTTGTCGTGTTGCTCACCGCCGTCGCCATCGTGTTGTTGACCGTCGTCTCGCCGCCGTTCTGGAATCTGGCCGTCGAGGCGGCGCAGTCATTCTTCCCGGGATGA
- a CDS encoding NADH dehydrogenase subunit M codes for MTNVPLLTLIMLVPLIGAIIILLVPRDREDVIKTIAVMASFVSLLLSLAVFFGYDRTLGGFQFQEKATWIPEFGIGYHVGVDGFSAPQLVLTGIVMFCAVLVSWRSADRPREYFAFLLLLVSGVFGSFIALDLFLLLIFYELVLFPVYVLIAGWGSKRREYAAMKLTIYLFVGSLVAIIGLLAVYFQTGNSFDWFDIQAGVRNLPPEQSVQLQRTWFLPIFVGFGVLASLWPLHNWSPDGYAAAPTAVSMLHGGVLKATGAYCGLRIGIQLLPEGAKYWMPVVVFLCMAGLIYAALIAFRQTDLKYIIGFSSVSHLGLVLLGLAALNELGLNGAGLELFAGGVMTGLMFALVGMIYERAHLRDVRELNGLVRVMPLAAVGFVIGALTLMGMPGLPGFPAELQIFMGLWNASTTPSLMFPGATNGWYAIVAAASIIVIVVNAAWTLRVASRVYFSEPQDMELQKLPRLDALEKTAIVLMCAVLIVVGVLPNTVMSVVNAGVQAIIRGLIAAG; via the coding sequence ATGACGAACGTCCCCCTCCTTACCCTCATCATGCTCGTGCCGCTCATCGGCGCGATCATCATCCTGCTCGTGCCGCGCGATCGGGAGGATGTGATCAAGACCATCGCGGTCATGGCGTCATTCGTCTCGCTGCTGCTCTCGCTGGCCGTATTCTTCGGCTACGATCGCACGCTCGGCGGCTTTCAGTTCCAGGAGAAAGCGACCTGGATACCGGAATTCGGCATCGGCTACCACGTCGGCGTGGATGGCTTCTCCGCGCCACAACTGGTGCTGACGGGCATCGTCATGTTCTGTGCGGTGCTGGTTTCTTGGCGCTCCGCCGACCGGCCGCGCGAATATTTCGCCTTCCTGTTGTTGCTGGTGTCCGGCGTGTTCGGCAGCTTCATCGCACTCGACCTCTTCCTGCTGCTGATCTTCTACGAGCTGGTGTTGTTCCCGGTCTACGTGCTCATCGCCGGCTGGGGCAGCAAGCGGCGCGAGTATGCGGCTATGAAGCTGACGATTTATCTCTTCGTCGGCTCGCTCGTTGCGATCATCGGCCTGCTGGCCGTTTACTTCCAGACCGGCAATTCGTTCGACTGGTTCGACATTCAGGCCGGCGTGCGCAACCTGCCACCTGAGCAATCCGTTCAGTTGCAGCGCACCTGGTTCCTGCCGATCTTCGTCGGCTTCGGCGTACTGGCCAGCTTGTGGCCGTTGCACAACTGGTCGCCCGATGGCTACGCCGCAGCGCCCACCGCCGTCTCGATGTTGCACGGCGGCGTGTTGAAGGCCACCGGCGCGTACTGCGGCTTGCGCATCGGCATCCAATTGCTGCCCGAGGGCGCGAAGTATTGGATGCCGGTCGTCGTCTTCTTATGTATGGCCGGACTGATCTACGCGGCGTTGATCGCCTTCCGGCAGACCGACCTGAAGTACATCATCGGCTTCTCGTCCGTCAGCCACCTCGGCCTGGTGCTGCTGGGCCTGGCGGCGCTGAATGAGCTTGGCCTGAACGGCGCCGGCCTGGAGCTGTTCGCTGGTGGCGTGATGACCGGTCTGATGTTCGCTCTGGTCGGCATGATCTACGAACGCGCGCACCTGCGCGATGTGCGTGAGCTGAACGGCCTGGTGCGCGTGATGCCGCTGGCCGCCGTGGGCTTCGTCATCGGCGCACTTACGCTGATGGGTATGCCCGGCCTGCCCGGCTTCCCGGCCGAATTGCAAATCTTCATGGGCCTGTGGAATGCCTCGACCACGCCGAGCCTGATGTTTCCAGGCGCGACGAATGGCTGGTATGCTATCGTGGCTGCCGCCAGCATCATCGTCATCGTCGTCAATGCGGCCTGGACGCTGCGCGTGGCTAGCCGGGTGTACTTCAGCGAGCCGCAGGACATGGAGCTGCAAAAGTTGCCCCGCCTCGACGCGCTGGAGAAGACGGCCATCGTGCTGATGTGCGCCGTGCTCATCGTCGTGGGCGTATTGCCGAACACGGTCATGTCGGTGGTCAACGCCGGCGTGCAAGCGATCATCCGCGGCCTGATCGCGGCCGGATAG
- the nuoM gene encoding NADH-quinone oxidoreductase subunit M: protein MNLLSTNLLSVITYLPLVGMLLVLVTPANQTRLIKWGAIAFSLIPLGLSIAAWAGYDRSVGGYQYLESMVWFPQINSVYKVGVDGISLPLVALTCFLTPLAMIFSLNIERNPKAYFALFFLLQTTVLGVFIALDLILFFLFYEISLVPMYFLISQWGGANRRYASFKFILYTMFASLGMLLAIQVIGLASKSFDITYLESSLGRPFTGNNQVEFFGWDPTVWKAVAFIAFSIAFALKIPIWPLHTWLPDAHTEAPTGGSMMLAGILLKLGGYGFFRLVMPLFPDVFSQPVLPGLNINYSVLLALLAFLSILLGAFAAWGQNDFKRLVAYSSINHMGFVALGIASVGLALTPSSTVREIDATIAGSGAVLQMVTHGLSSAAMFALVGVVYERAHTRDLTKYGGLWTIMPIYGAVLIFCAMGSLGLPGLSGFVSEFMVTRGAWSVHTLLTILSMAGLLITGIYILKAIQKVLHGPLGEEWHHHPLPDMNFAEILGIAPLMGAMLVLGVWPALALNVINVGVQGLLR, encoded by the coding sequence ATGAATCTACTGAGCACGAATCTGCTGTCGGTAATCACTTACCTGCCGCTGGTAGGGATGCTGCTGGTGCTGGTTACGCCAGCCAATCAGACCCGGCTGATCAAGTGGGGCGCCATCGCCTTCAGCCTGATCCCGCTGGGCCTTTCGATTGCGGCGTGGGCCGGCTACGACCGTAGCGTGGGCGGCTACCAGTACCTGGAGAGCATGGTCTGGTTCCCCCAGATAAACTCGGTTTACAAAGTCGGTGTGGATGGCATCAGTCTGCCGCTGGTGGCGCTGACCTGCTTCCTCACGCCACTGGCGATGATCTTCTCGCTGAACATCGAGCGCAACCCGAAGGCCTATTTCGCGCTGTTCTTCCTGTTGCAGACCACGGTGCTCGGCGTGTTCATCGCGCTCGACCTGATCCTGTTCTTCCTCTTCTACGAGATCAGCCTGGTGCCGATGTACTTCTTGATCAGCCAATGGGGCGGGGCGAATCGGCGCTATGCGTCCTTCAAGTTCATCCTCTACACCATGTTCGCCAGCCTGGGGATGCTGCTGGCGATTCAGGTAATTGGCCTGGCCTCGAAGAGCTTCGACATCACCTATTTGGAGTCATCGCTCGGTCGTCCGTTCACCGGCAATAACCAGGTCGAATTCTTCGGCTGGGATCCGACCGTCTGGAAGGCCGTCGCGTTTATCGCCTTCAGCATCGCGTTCGCGTTGAAGATCCCCATCTGGCCGCTGCACACCTGGCTGCCCGACGCGCACACCGAGGCGCCGACCGGCGGCTCGATGATGCTGGCCGGCATCCTGCTCAAACTCGGCGGCTACGGCTTCTTCCGGCTGGTCATGCCCCTCTTCCCCGACGTGTTCTCGCAGCCGGTGCTGCCGGGCCTGAACATCAATTACAGCGTGCTGCTAGCTCTGCTGGCGTTCCTGAGCATCCTGCTCGGTGCATTTGCGGCGTGGGGCCAGAACGACTTCAAACGCCTGGTCGCCTACTCGTCCATCAACCATATGGGCTTCGTGGCGCTGGGCATTGCGTCGGTTGGGCTGGCGCTGACGCCCAGCTCCACTGTGCGCGAGATTGACGCGACCATCGCCGGCAGCGGCGCCGTGCTCCAGATGGTAACGCACGGCCTCTCCTCGGCAGCGATGTTCGCCCTGGTCGGTGTGGTATACGAGCGTGCCCACACCCGCGACCTGACGAAGTATGGCGGCTTGTGGACGATCATGCCGATCTACGGCGCGGTGCTCATCTTCTGCGCGATGGGTTCGCTAGGGTTGCCTGGCCTGTCTGGATTCGTGAGCGAGTTCATGGTCACGCGCGGCGCGTGGTCGGTGCATACACTGCTCACTATCCTCTCGATGGCCGGCTTGCTCATCACCGGCATTTACATCCTCAAGGCGATCCAGAAAGTGTTGCACGGTCCGCTAGGCGAGGAATGGCATCATCACCCGTTGCCGGACATGAACTTCGCCGAGATCCTCGGCATCGCGCCGCTGATGGGTGCGATGCTGGTGCTGGGGGTATGGCCGGCGCTGGCGCTCAACGTCATCAACGTAGGTGTGCAAGGGTTGTTAAGGTAG
- a CDS encoding NADH-quinone oxidoreductase subunit L has product MPPILAFAVIALFTNRYRQTSSTIAVFAMIASLVMSFIVFFNVWQMKDLGKKPIGGQIGWLPTGETVLNIGVAVDPLGATFLFMVPVACTLIFIYSIGYMSADPRYTRFFAYLSLFAGSMMGLVVSDNLLTLFIFWELMGFCSYSLIGFFYQKPSAYKAAVKAFMTTRVGDMLLLLGMVYLYAQTGTLNFHAILHNEEVLKELAATPAVLGLGISAAGLIAILIFGGTVGKSAQWPLHVWLPDAMEGPTPVSAMIHAATMVSAGIFMLLRFFPLLVASGEHGTAFTIVGLIGAFTAFLGATIAVAQYDIKRVLAFSTISQLGFMVAAVGIGAYVAAAFHLLTHAFFKALLFLASGSVIHGVEHGHHHVSHAGHGGHSGHSGHESHSSHGEHGHDAHDSHGGHDDHGEHDAHAFDPQDMRNMGGLRTRMPITFATFLIGGLALAGFPFITAGFWSKDEIFADAYYHGLVKGDSLATLVFLVLVVSALMTAFYTMRQIAMTFLGQPRTEAAAHATESVPSMTFPLIVLAVFALFIGFINIPKDFPVFGALMGDGAFWLKNFIASMLLEKPEPLTFNIVPVLFSIGVALGGLALGWLVYARNPLQAGQTDPVEKLPVFNFLYNRWYWDELYRKIFITPLQVIADNYARVVDKGVIDRILEGGYAFGARVTKGFAEFDRVVITGFSDAVGRFFRSLGDWGRELQTGQVQNYLLSGLIMVIAILVFFLFLFQ; this is encoded by the coding sequence ATGCCGCCGATTCTGGCGTTCGCGGTCATTGCGCTGTTCACCAACCGCTACCGCCAGACCAGCTCGACGATCGCCGTGTTCGCCATGATCGCCTCGCTGGTGATGTCCTTCATCGTGTTCTTCAACGTCTGGCAAATGAAGGACCTGGGCAAGAAGCCGATCGGCGGGCAGATCGGCTGGTTGCCCACTGGCGAGACGGTCTTGAACATCGGCGTCGCGGTGGATCCACTCGGCGCGACCTTCCTGTTCATGGTGCCGGTGGCCTGCACGCTGATCTTCATCTACAGCATCGGCTACATGTCGGCGGATCCACGCTACACACGCTTCTTCGCCTACCTCAGCCTGTTCGCCGGCTCGATGATGGGCCTGGTGGTTAGCGATAACTTGCTCACCCTGTTCATCTTCTGGGAGTTGATGGGGTTCTGCTCCTACTCGCTGATCGGCTTCTTCTATCAGAAACCCTCGGCTTACAAGGCTGCGGTCAAAGCGTTCATGACCACCCGCGTGGGCGATATGCTGCTGTTGCTGGGCATGGTGTATCTCTATGCCCAGACCGGCACGCTGAACTTCCACGCGATCCTGCACAACGAAGAGGTGCTGAAAGAGCTGGCCGCGACGCCGGCAGTGCTCGGGCTGGGCATTTCGGCTGCTGGGCTGATCGCCATCCTGATCTTCGGGGGCACAGTGGGCAAGAGCGCGCAGTGGCCGCTGCATGTGTGGTTGCCCGACGCGATGGAAGGCCCGACGCCGGTCTCGGCCATGATCCACGCTGCCACGATGGTGAGCGCCGGCATCTTCATGCTGCTGCGCTTCTTCCCGCTGCTGGTCGCTTCGGGTGAGCATGGCACCGCGTTCACCATCGTCGGCCTGATCGGTGCGTTCACTGCCTTCCTAGGCGCGACGATTGCCGTGGCGCAATACGACATCAAGCGCGTGCTGGCTTTCTCCACGATCTCGCAGCTCGGCTTCATGGTGGCGGCAGTCGGCATCGGTGCGTATGTGGCGGCGGCTTTCCACCTGCTCACCCACGCCTTCTTCAAGGCGCTGTTGTTCCTGGCTTCCGGCTCGGTCATCCATGGCGTAGAACATGGGCATCATCACGTCAGCCATGCGGGGCATGGAGGTCATTCCGGACACTCAGGTCATGAAAGTCACTCAAGTCATGGGGAGCATGGACATGATGCGCATGACAGCCATGGTGGACATGACGATCATGGCGAGCATGACGCGCATGCCTTCGACCCACAGGACATGCGCAACATGGGCGGCCTGCGCACGCGCATGCCGATCACCTTCGCCACGTTCCTGATCGGCGGTCTGGCGCTGGCCGGCTTCCCGTTCATCACCGCCGGTTTCTGGAGCAAAGACGAGATCTTCGCCGATGCCTACTACCATGGTCTGGTGAAGGGCGATAGCTTGGCGACGCTGGTCTTCCTGGTGCTGGTCGTCAGCGCGCTGATGACGGCGTTCTACACCATGCGACAGATTGCGATGACCTTCCTGGGTCAGCCGCGCACCGAGGCGGCGGCGCATGCTACCGAGAGCGTGCCTTCGATGACCTTCCCGTTGATCGTGCTGGCCGTCTTCGCGCTGTTCATCGGCTTCATCAACATCCCGAAGGATTTCCCGGTCTTCGGCGCGCTCATGGGCGACGGCGCGTTCTGGCTGAAGAATTTCATCGCCAGCATGTTGCTGGAGAAGCCGGAGCCGCTGACCTTCAACATCGTGCCGGTGCTGTTCTCCATCGGCGTGGCGCTGGGCGGTCTGGCGCTCGGCTGGCTCGTCTATGCGCGCAACCCGCTGCAGGCCGGCCAGACCGACCCGGTGGAGAAGCTGCCGGTGTTCAACTTCCTCTATAACCGCTGGTACTGGGACGAGCTGTATCGCAAGATCTTTATCACCCCGCTCCAGGTCATCGCCGACAACTACGCGCGCGTGGTGGACAAGGGCGTGATAGACCGCATCCTGGAAGGCGGCTATGCGTTCGGCGCGCGCGTGACGAAGGGCTTTGCCGAGTTCGACCGCGTGGTGATCACCGGCTTCTCGGATGCCGTGGGCCGCTTCTTCCGCAGCCTGGGCGACTGGGGCCGCGAATTGCAGACCGGACAGGTGCAGAACTACCTGCTGTCCGGCCTGATTATGGTCATCGCGATTCTGGTGTTCTTCTTGTTCCTGTTCCAGTGA
- the nuoK gene encoding NADH-quinone oxidoreductase subunit K, with protein MQNLLNGIPLWWYLVVSAALFCIGLYGALARKNAIALLMGVELMLNAANINLLAFWRYLAPASSGGLAFAAFVLVIAAAEAAVGLALIISVYRVTRSIDPEKLDQMKL; from the coding sequence ATGCAAAACCTACTTAACGGAATTCCGCTATGGTGGTATCTCGTCGTGTCGGCGGCGTTATTCTGCATCGGCCTGTACGGCGCGTTGGCACGCAAGAACGCCATCGCGCTGCTCATGGGTGTCGAGCTGATGCTGAACGCCGCCAACATCAATCTGCTGGCGTTCTGGCGCTATCTGGCGCCGGCATCGTCCGGCGGCCTGGCATTCGCGGCGTTCGTGCTCGTCATCGCCGCCGCCGAAGCCGCCGTTGGCCTGGCGCTCATCATCTCGGTCTATCGCGTCACTCGCAGCATTGACCCGGAGAAGCTGGATCAGATGAAATTGTGA